Within the Salinibacterium sp. TMP30 genome, the region TGATGGTCTTGATACGGCGAGAGTCTGCTGGAGCATCGGCGTGACGGAATTCCATCATGCCTCCCACTCGCAGCCGATCGCCGAGAGGGGTGCAGGCTACGCGCTGCGCTGGCAGGTAGATCGGGTGGGTCGGGATCACCGGCGGCTTCACACTGAAGCTGTAGCCTCGACCGGCTTGCACAACTTGGCGAACACCGAACTGGCGGGCGAGACCGCCAAGCCAGGTTCCGGTGGCAATGACGACTTCGCTACTGAGCACGGCATCCTGCCCCGCGACGTCAACGGCGACACCAGCGGAACCAAGATCCCGGATGCCCGTCACGTTCGCACCCTCAACAATGCGAGCGCCCCGCGCCCGAACGGATGCCGCAAGCACGTCCATGAATGCGGGCGGGTTGATGAAACGTTGGCCATCGACGCGCAGTCCGTGGGTCACGAGTTTCGAGAGGCTCGGCTCGAACTCACGCAGTTCGTCACCGGTGATCTTCTCAAAGCTCACATGGCGACCACCGGCGGCGACCTCATCAAACTCGTGGGTGATCGCCTGTCGGTCGTGCTCGTTCACAAATGCAGCAAGGAAAGGATCAGCGTGGCGGAGGGCCGCAGCGACCCCACCATCTTCCATGCGGTCAAACGATTCGAGACTCCACTTGTTGATCTCCGCAAAGGTGACCATGTTTCTGCGCCACATTTTCGGCGTCGAATGCCGGGCGAAGCCTGCGAGGAAGCGCAGCAGTGCGGAGTTTGCTGCGATCGGAACGTACACGGGTGAGGCCGGGTCAACAACAGCCTTGAGACCATAACGGAAGATTGAGGGCTCAGGCAGGGGAAGCGTCAGTGCTGGTGCGACCCACCCGGCGTTACCTAACGAGGCTCCGGCAGCAACCCCGGTGCGATCGAGAACCGTGACCTCAACGCCGCGTTCTTGCAGAAACCAGGCCGTGCACAGCCCGACAATTCCGGCGCCAACAATAGTGACATGGGCAGGCGTAGACACAGAAATGCTCCTCATCGAACGTAACCTTCAGCCTAACGCCCGGCACGGCCTACCCGGCGAAGTGTTGGCCGGCGCGGTCTACGAGAAGATCTCCGTGAGAGCAGAAACGCTCGCCGCGGCTATGTCGAGAAGCGGACGTGCTGGGTAATCCAGTTGTGCATCGCAACGGCGGCCGCGGCTGAAGCATTGATCGACCGTGTCGAACCGAACTGGCTGATTTCCACAACATCCGCCGCCGCTTCGATGGCTTCGGGCGACAGTCCGGGCCCCTCTTGACCGAACAGCAGCACGCACCGCTGGGGCATATCGAAGGTCTCGATGATGACACTACCGGGCACATTGTCGATTGCGATGATGGGCAGGTCGTTGGCGGCGGTCCACTCGACGAAGGCCGCAACATCCGGATGATGAAGCACGTGCTGGTAGCGGTCAGTGACCATGGCGCCGCGTTTGTTCCACCGCCGACGCCCAATGATGTGCACGGTGTCGGCACCGAACGCGTTGGCGCTGCGCACGATGGAGCCGATGTTCATGTCGTGCTGCCAGTTCTCAATAGCAACATGGAATGGATGCCGCGTCACGTCGAGATCGGCAACGATGGCTTCCATCGTCCAGTAGCGATACCGGTCGATAACGTTGCGGCTATCGCCACGTTCGAGCAGCGCAGGATCAAAGTGGGGATCGGTGGGCATTTCGCCCTGCCACGGCCCCACCCCGTTGGTCGACAGCTCGACGCTGGGGTTCGGTTCAGTCACCGTTCCACGATACTCGTCGTGGGCCGAGCACTCGCACCACCTAGCGCTCGTGCCCGCTAACGCTCGTGCCCGCTAGCTGACGAAGCGCCTAGCCCTCGTACCGTTCCACGCGCAGCACACAGCTGAGTCCGTCTTCGGCGACCGGGATTGTGGTGCTCCAGTCGGCGCTTGCTCCAGGCTCGGTTGCTTCGACATCCACTTGAGTGAGTGCACGAGTGTCGTTGGCACCATTCAGCAGCGAGATGTAGATGCGGTAGGTGACGTTGGCATCGGTGGAGTTGGTGACGCTGCCCGAGACTGTCCACTCATCGCCGGCACGCTTGCACTCGTCAACTGTGGAGTCTGCGAGCGCACCTTGCAGATTCTCACCGGTGCCGGGAGCATCCGTGATGTCTGTGATGCCGGGCGTCTGCTCTGCCGAAGCGGAACTTTCGACCGGATCAGGCTGCCGCTCAGTGCCGTTGTTAGTGCAGCCAGCAAGAGTGAGGGCCAGGATCGCGAAAGGGACGGCGGTGGCGGTCAGTCGTGTGCGGAGCTTCATGAATTTTCCTGTCGTTGTCTTCTGCGTGCGAGCAGGATCAGGGCGAGGCCGGCGAGCAGTGTGCCCAGCCCGGTTGCGAGCGTTCCCCGTGGATCTGATCCAGTGTAAGAGAGTGCCTTGGTAGGTAGCTGCAAACTTGTTTGTGCTGTTGCGAATACAGGATCGCCAGAGTCGAGCTCTGTGCTCGTGACGGTTGCGGTCTCGTACAGCATCGTTCCGGCATCACGTTCCTGGATGACATAGTTCGCCGTTGCGGTGATCGATTCGCCAGGTGCGAGCGCACCCGTCGCGCCCGGCCAGGCGCCATAGCGGAGCGCTGACAAGCCACTTCGCAGATCGCTCATGGTGACGTTTGTCAGAGGCAGCGTGCCCGTGTTCGTCGCGACATAGGTGAAGATAACTACATCGCCGGGGAAACCCTTCTGCCCGGCAGCGAAGGCCGCAGAGAGTCGGAGATCGATGTTGGCCACATTCGGGATAGCCAACACATTGGTGTCACTGA harbors:
- a CDS encoding FAD-dependent oxidoreductase; amino-acid sequence: MSTPAHVTIVGAGIVGLCTAWFLQERGVEVTVLDRTGVAAGASLGNAGWVAPALTLPLPEPSIFRYGLKAVVDPASPVYVPIAANSALLRFLAGFARHSTPKMWRRNMVTFAEINKWSLESFDRMEDGGVAAALRHADPFLAAFVNEHDRQAITHEFDEVAAGGRHVSFEKITGDELREFEPSLSKLVTHGLRVDGQRFINPPAFMDVLAASVRARGARIVEGANVTGIRDLGSAGVAVDVAGQDAVLSSEVVIATGTWLGGLARQFGVRQVVQAGRGYSFSVKPPVIPTHPIYLPAQRVACTPLGDRLRVGGMMEFRHADAPADSRRIKTIINAASPMFDGVDWESREEEWVGSRPCTPDGLPLVGGTRSPRVHVAGGHGMWGVTLGPLTGRMLADSITGGDKHPLLTAFDPLR
- a CDS encoding TrmH family RNA methyltransferase, which produces MTEPNPSVELSTNGVGPWQGEMPTDPHFDPALLERGDSRNVIDRYRYWTMEAIVADLDVTRHPFHVAIENWQHDMNIGSIVRSANAFGADTVHIIGRRRWNKRGAMVTDRYQHVLHHPDVAAFVEWTAANDLPIIAIDNVPGSVIIETFDMPQRCVLLFGQEGPGLSPEAIEAAADVVEISQFGSTRSINASAAAAVAMHNWITQHVRFST